In Roseibium salinum, a single genomic region encodes these proteins:
- a CDS encoding ATP-binding cassette domain-containing protein, which yields MTPMTKRPVLAVCHAVKRFGAVQALKGVGLEAYAGEVLALLGDNGAGKSTLIKCISGVHQLDEGEILIDGKPAALHSPAAARQAGIETVYQDLALFDNLTPAQNFFCGREIAYPAWLPRGMRFLNKAAMDREAAGIIDRLKVRLPKLDAPVALMSGGQRQAIAVARATVFARKIVILDEPTAALGLREARKVLDLIRQLRDEGNALILITHNMEHVVELADRAVVLRQGNKVGELRPTRQNQQELVSMIVGAER from the coding sequence ATGACCCCCATGACCAAACGCCCGGTGCTTGCGGTATGCCACGCGGTCAAGCGGTTTGGCGCGGTCCAGGCCCTCAAGGGCGTCGGCCTTGAAGCCTACGCCGGAGAGGTTCTCGCACTCCTCGGCGACAATGGCGCAGGAAAATCGACGCTGATCAAATGCATCAGCGGGGTTCATCAGCTCGACGAGGGGGAGATTCTGATCGACGGAAAACCCGCGGCCCTTCACTCCCCGGCAGCAGCCCGTCAGGCCGGTATCGAAACCGTCTATCAGGACCTTGCGCTGTTCGACAATCTGACGCCGGCGCAGAATTTCTTTTGCGGGCGGGAGATTGCCTACCCCGCGTGGTTGCCTCGCGGCATGCGCTTTCTCAACAAGGCGGCGATGGACAGGGAGGCGGCTGGGATCATTGACCGGCTCAAGGTCAGGCTGCCGAAGCTGGATGCACCGGTCGCCCTGATGTCCGGAGGACAACGCCAGGCGATCGCGGTGGCTCGAGCCACGGTTTTCGCCCGCAAGATCGTCATACTGGATGAACCGACGGCAGCTCTCGGCCTGCGTGAAGCGCGCAAGGTGCTCGATCTCATCCGGCAGCTTCGAGACGAAGGCAACGCCCTGATCCTGATAACGCACAACATGGAACACGTGGTCGAACTGGCCGACCGCGCCGTTGTGCTGCGCCAGGGAAACAAGGTCGGCGAACTCAGGCCAACGCGGCAGAACCAGCAGGAACTGGTCTCCATGATCGTTGGCGCTGAAAGGTAG
- a CDS encoding ABC transporter permease, producing the protein MALALLGFGPLLILIALIAGASLLTPNFLKLGNISNIMAQTSVIAIVAIGQHLVILTRGIDLSVGANLALATVVGGLVFRVTDSTVLVMGAMLLSAVTVGAFNGIGYVYGRLPHAFIITLATLSICRGLALQFSVNHTTMRGMPDGIVALGSSEILGLPGSFFVVLGVAVLVLVMTKGMVWGRWIYAVGGKPESAVQMGIPVRPVLVSTYVLAGLCAGIGAIVLSARTQASSPLYGNLLELDTIAAVIIGGASFLGGRGHLGHALIGAVMIGVLRNALNLMNVNVFFQMIAIGAIILLAVEADVLRGHLEARTRALQATGAR; encoded by the coding sequence TTGGCTCTCGCGCTTCTCGGCTTTGGACCACTGCTGATCCTGATTGCACTGATTGCCGGAGCAAGTCTTCTGACCCCCAATTTCCTCAAGCTGGGGAACATCAGCAACATCATGGCTCAGACGTCCGTCATCGCGATCGTCGCGATCGGACAGCATCTCGTCATCCTGACCAGGGGCATCGACCTCTCCGTCGGGGCCAACCTTGCCTTGGCCACCGTGGTCGGCGGACTGGTATTCCGCGTCACGGATTCAACGGTTCTGGTTATGGGGGCGATGTTGCTTTCAGCCGTTACCGTCGGAGCGTTCAATGGTATCGGCTATGTCTACGGGCGTCTTCCTCACGCTTTCATCATCACCCTGGCGACCTTGAGCATCTGTCGGGGGCTCGCTCTTCAGTTTTCGGTAAATCACACGACGATGCGCGGCATGCCCGATGGCATTGTCGCCCTCGGCAGCAGCGAAATCCTGGGCTTGCCCGGTTCCTTCTTCGTGGTGTTGGGCGTTGCGGTGCTGGTGCTGGTCATGACCAAGGGCATGGTCTGGGGGCGGTGGATCTATGCCGTCGGCGGCAAGCCGGAGTCGGCCGTTCAGATGGGAATTCCGGTCAGGCCGGTCCTGGTCTCCACCTACGTCCTGGCCGGCCTGTGTGCCGGTATCGGTGCCATCGTTCTTTCGGCACGCACGCAAGCCAGCTCGCCTCTCTATGGCAATCTTCTGGAACTCGACACGATCGCGGCCGTGATCATCGGCGGCGCGAGTTTCCTGGGAGGGCGCGGCCACCTCGGTCACGCACTCATCGGTGCCGTGATGATTGGCGTTCTTCGCAACGCGCTCAATCTTATGAACGTGAACGTGTTCTTTCAGATGATTGCCATTGGCGCGATCATCCTCCTGGCCGTCGAAGCCGACGTCCTGCGCGGCCACCTGGAAGCGCGGACCCGCGCCCTCCAGGCAACGGGGGCGCGCTGA
- the atzF gene encoding allophanate hydrolase yields MISELPFTLDSLRRAYAEGIAPEAVVAEAFRRLHAADDPGIFLHEAREEALAQARALGQPDGRPLWGIPYVAKDNIDVRGMPTTAACPDFAYLPEEDAFVISLLRRAGAICLGKTNLDQFATGLVGVRTPHPVPRNALDPDIVPGGSSSGSAVAVARGIVPFSLGTDTAGSGRVPAALNNIVGLKPTLGMLSASGVVPACRTLDTISIFALTVADAWSVLETVAEYDPADAYARPLPQRRLSRPAPAVQVAVPDESSLETFGDKLQADHFRATVTDLRTQGAVVREIDFRPFFDVAEMLYEGAWVAERTAAVGDRLVSAPETLHPTTRKIIEGGLKLSAVDAFRGIYRLQDLRRRCEEALAGIDLLCVPTIPTFVSLADIGADPVGPNSRLGTYTNFVNLLDMCGIAVPAGTRADGRPGSVTILARTGDDAAAASLAALLETGSLGATGLPRPTAPQPEVEAGSGEISIAVCGAHMSGLPLNHELTSRGARFVKACRTSPEYRFFALAGEPPKRPGLVHEPGASGAAVSLEVWAMPSEHFGSFMSGIPEPLCIGTVKLDDGSRVNGFLCEAYAVEGATEITRFGSWRDYLSS; encoded by the coding sequence ATGATTTCGGAGCTTCCCTTCACGCTCGATTCGCTTCGCCGTGCCTATGCCGAGGGCATCGCGCCGGAGGCGGTCGTAGCAGAGGCATTTCGCCGGCTGCATGCCGCTGACGATCCTGGCATTTTCCTCCATGAAGCAAGGGAAGAGGCTCTGGCGCAGGCAAGGGCGCTCGGCCAGCCGGATGGACGGCCGCTCTGGGGCATACCTTATGTGGCCAAGGACAATATCGACGTGCGCGGCATGCCGACGACGGCCGCCTGCCCGGATTTCGCCTACCTGCCCGAAGAAGACGCCTTCGTTATCAGTCTCCTCAGACGGGCTGGGGCGATCTGCCTCGGCAAGACCAATCTCGACCAATTCGCGACCGGGCTCGTCGGTGTCCGCACGCCTCATCCGGTGCCGCGCAATGCCCTGGACCCTGACATCGTGCCCGGCGGATCGTCTTCCGGATCGGCGGTGGCCGTCGCCAGGGGCATCGTTCCCTTCTCGCTGGGAACGGATACAGCCGGCTCGGGCCGCGTGCCGGCGGCACTCAACAATATCGTCGGCCTGAAACCAACGCTCGGTATGCTGTCGGCATCCGGCGTCGTGCCGGCATGCAGGACGCTCGACACGATCTCCATCTTTGCGCTGACGGTAGCCGACGCATGGAGCGTCTTGGAGACTGTTGCCGAATACGATCCGGCCGACGCCTATGCGCGGCCGCTGCCGCAGCGGCGCCTTTCGCGGCCCGCGCCCGCAGTCCAGGTCGCGGTTCCCGATGAAAGCAGTCTGGAAACCTTCGGCGACAAGCTGCAGGCGGACCACTTCCGCGCAACGGTTACGGATTTGCGAACCCAGGGAGCCGTTGTTCGCGAAATCGACTTCCGTCCGTTCTTCGATGTCGCGGAGATGCTCTACGAGGGTGCCTGGGTTGCCGAAAGGACAGCTGCGGTCGGCGATCGCCTGGTTTCGGCACCTGAAACGCTGCATCCCACGACACGCAAGATCATTGAGGGCGGCCTGAAGCTCTCTGCCGTCGACGCTTTCCGGGGCATCTATCGGCTGCAGGACCTGCGCCGTCGCTGCGAAGAGGCGCTGGCGGGCATTGATCTCCTCTGCGTTCCGACCATCCCGACCTTCGTGTCGCTTGCCGACATTGGCGCCGATCCGGTCGGACCGAATTCCCGCCTCGGCACCTATACCAATTTCGTGAACCTTCTCGACATGTGCGGTATTGCGGTCCCCGCCGGAACGCGCGCCGACGGGCGACCGGGCAGTGTCACGATCCTTGCACGGACCGGCGACGATGCCGCTGCAGCATCGCTGGCAGCATTGCTGGAAACTGGAAGCCTCGGCGCGACCGGCTTGCCCCGTCCGACAGCACCGCAGCCCGAAGTCGAAGCAGGCAGTGGAGAGATCTCGATTGCGGTGTGCGGCGCGCATATGTCGGGCCTTCCCCTGAACCACGAGCTGACATCGCGCGGTGCCCGCTTCGTCAAGGCCTGCCGGACTTCACCGGAATACCGCTTCTTCGCGCTGGCCGGAGAGCCGCCGAAGCGGCCGGGACTTGTCCACGAACCGGGCGCGTCGGGCGCGGCCGTCTCGCTGGAAGTCTGGGCGATGCCGAGCGAACACTTCGGCAGCTTCATGTCAGGTATTCCGGAGCCGCTCTGCATCGGCACTGTCAAGCTCGACGACGGAAGCCGCGTCAACGGCTTCCTTTGCGAAGCTTATGCAGTTGAAGGCGCCACCGAGATTACGCGTTTCGGCTCATGGCGAGACTACCTCTCGTCGTAG
- a CDS encoding dipeptide ABC transporter ATP-binding protein: protein MLSIKDLNIAFGTRRGIVNAVQGISVELANGERLGIVGESGSGKSVTAYALMRLLDKGGSIKAGEAVYRGIDLRRVAERDMRDIRGREISMIFQNPRAALNPIRKVGHQIEDVLRQHGRATRHDARVKAIEALEAVKIRDPEARYEAYPFELSGGMCQRVVIAIALACDPRLLIADEPTTGLDITTQKAVMDLVDGLVRARAMSSILITHDLGLASQYCDRIIVMKDGVIVEEGKPADLFADPQHAYTNKLVDATPRRGATIRSLLPISQRTPLEKRTIGNSPMLDVINLAKSFESKSGPVQAVKGVSFTIRCGESLGLVGESGCGKSTTASMIVRLLDATSGGIFYRGEDLAKLPSAGFARHPLRGKIQMVFQDATDSLNPRHTARQTIAEPLLRLGDLRGGKLRDRIDMLAGLTGLPQHLLDRFPHQLSGGQKARVGIARAIATDPELLVLDEPTAALDVSIQAVVLNLLADLRARLGMSYLFVSHDLNVVRLLCDRVVVMKEGKIVETGGVDAVMDSPCDPYTRELVSAAPQAPNRKLNA, encoded by the coding sequence ATGCTGTCGATCAAGGACCTAAACATCGCTTTCGGGACACGTCGCGGGATCGTCAATGCCGTTCAAGGCATCAGCGTCGAACTTGCCAACGGCGAACGTCTCGGCATCGTCGGCGAGAGCGGATCGGGAAAGTCTGTCACCGCCTATGCCCTGATGCGGCTGCTGGACAAGGGCGGAAGCATCAAGGCCGGGGAGGCGGTCTATCGCGGCATCGACCTGCGCCGGGTCGCCGAGCGCGACATGCGGGACATTCGCGGCCGCGAGATCTCGATGATCTTTCAGAACCCACGTGCAGCCCTCAACCCGATCCGCAAGGTCGGTCATCAGATCGAGGATGTTCTGCGTCAGCATGGCCGTGCCACCAGACACGATGCACGGGTCAAGGCGATCGAGGCGCTGGAGGCGGTCAAGATCCGCGATCCGGAGGCACGCTATGAAGCCTATCCCTTTGAGCTGTCAGGCGGAATGTGCCAACGCGTCGTCATCGCAATCGCGCTCGCCTGCGACCCCAGGCTCCTGATCGCGGACGAGCCGACAACGGGCCTCGACATCACCACGCAAAAGGCCGTCATGGACCTCGTCGACGGTCTGGTGCGGGCGCGGGCCATGTCTTCGATCCTGATCACCCATGATCTCGGGCTTGCTTCCCAGTATTGCGACCGGATCATCGTCATGAAAGACGGCGTGATCGTGGAGGAGGGAAAGCCCGCTGATCTCTTCGCCGACCCCCAACACGCCTACACGAACAAACTGGTCGATGCGACGCCGAGACGTGGCGCGACGATACGGTCGCTGTTGCCGATAAGCCAGCGCACGCCGCTGGAGAAAAGGACCATCGGCAATTCACCTATGCTCGATGTGATTAACCTCGCCAAGTCGTTCGAGAGCAAATCCGGCCCCGTTCAGGCCGTAAAGGGCGTCAGCTTCACCATTCGCTGCGGCGAGAGCCTCGGTCTGGTAGGCGAGTCGGGCTGCGGCAAGTCCACCACCGCCTCGATGATCGTCCGGCTTCTCGACGCGACATCCGGCGGCATTTTCTACCGGGGCGAGGATCTGGCGAAGCTGCCCTCAGCCGGTTTCGCCCGTCATCCGCTACGCGGCAAGATCCAGATGGTGTTCCAGGACGCGACCGACAGCCTCAATCCACGCCACACGGCCCGCCAGACCATTGCCGAACCGCTGCTCCGGCTGGGCGATCTGCGGGGCGGAAAACTGCGTGACAGGATCGATATGCTCGCAGGTCTGACGGGCCTGCCGCAGCACCTTCTCGACAGGTTTCCACACCAGTTATCCGGCGGGCAAAAAGCCAGGGTCGGGATCGCGCGCGCAATCGCGACCGACCCGGAGCTCCTGGTTCTCGATGAACCGACCGCTGCCCTTGACGTTTCGATCCAGGCGGTCGTGCTCAACCTCCTGGCCGATCTCAGGGCCCGCCTCGGCATGAGTTACCTGTTCGTCAGTCACGATCTCAACGTGGTTCGCCTGCTGTGCGACCGTGTGGTTGTCATGAAAGAGGGAAAGATCGTCGAGACCGGCGGCGTGGATGCGGTCATGGACAGTCCGTGTGACCCTTATACGCGCGAACTTGTCTCGGCGGCACCACAGGCCCCGAACCGCAAACTCAACGCATAA
- a CDS encoding ABC transporter permease gives MSETALPPGSASPAGSLWKSLAHIAYVLRENPLTAVSFGMFAFFIGSALFGPALVPYDPLETNAAAALQPPSFSHWFGTDNVGRDVFSRVIVATRLDLIISVSAVALSFVVGSFAGAIAGYRGGWTDILLNRLLDTIMAFPLFVLAMGIVAALGNSVANIIYATAIINIPFYARLVRTEVNIRREAGFTQAAKLAGNSDTRVLAFHIFPNALPPMMVQVSLNLGWAVLNAAGLSFIGLGVRPPTPEWGIMVAEGANFIISGEWWLALFPGLWLMLAVFTFNLMGDGLRDIVDPRRRT, from the coding sequence ATGAGCGAGACAGCACTGCCACCCGGTTCTGCCTCTCCGGCCGGATCACTATGGAAAAGCCTGGCACACATTGCCTATGTGCTGCGTGAGAACCCGCTGACCGCCGTTTCCTTCGGCATGTTCGCCTTTTTCATAGGCTCGGCGCTCTTTGGTCCGGCTCTCGTTCCCTACGATCCTCTGGAGACGAATGCCGCGGCCGCACTGCAGCCGCCTTCTTTCTCCCATTGGTTCGGCACGGACAACGTGGGGCGGGATGTTTTCTCACGCGTCATCGTGGCAACGCGGCTCGATCTCATCATCTCTGTCTCCGCCGTCGCACTGTCCTTTGTGGTCGGGTCGTTCGCAGGCGCCATCGCCGGTTACCGCGGCGGGTGGACCGATATTCTGCTCAACCGACTGCTCGACACGATCATGGCGTTTCCGCTCTTCGTGCTTGCGATGGGCATCGTCGCAGCTCTGGGCAACTCCGTTGCGAATATCATTTATGCAACGGCGATCATCAACATTCCGTTTTATGCCCGTCTGGTGCGTACCGAGGTCAACATTCGCAGGGAAGCCGGTTTTACCCAGGCCGCGAAGCTCGCCGGAAACTCAGACACTCGCGTGCTCGCCTTTCACATCTTTCCCAATGCGCTGCCGCCGATGATGGTGCAGGTGTCTCTCAATCTTGGCTGGGCGGTCCTGAATGCCGCGGGCCTGTCGTTCATCGGCCTTGGCGTGCGCCCGCCAACGCCGGAATGGGGCATCATGGTGGCCGAAGGCGCCAACTTCATTATTTCCGGCGAATGGTGGCTGGCGCTGTTTCCAGGCCTCTGGCTCATGCTGGCTGTGTTCACGTTCAATCTGATGGGCGACGGTCTGCGCGATATCGTCGATCCGCGCCGGCGCACCTGA
- a CDS encoding ABC transporter permease, whose product MARRSAAIAGRIAQAIPVVIGVVVISFLLTRALPGDPAVQFAGAAATPESIEEVRRSLGLDKPLPEQFVIYVGQLLEGDLGRSVSTGRPVATELAARLPASLELTLSALLLSCLIAVPLGVLAATRPGSLVDQFCRVLVTAGVSLPTFFTGIVLIYVFYYLLGIAPSPLGRLDFIYVDPPHVTGFFLIDAAFDADLETWLGALKQLILPAITLALFTLAPIARMTRAAMLAALSADYIRTARAAGLAPATVLYAYAFRNALLPVVTTLGMVFSFVLGANVLVEKVFAWPGIGSFAVEALVVSDYAAVQGFVLAMALLFVFLNLLIDLSYSVIDPRFGTSSK is encoded by the coding sequence GTGGCCCGGCGGAGCGCGGCCATCGCCGGCCGGATTGCACAGGCAATCCCCGTGGTGATCGGAGTTGTGGTCATCAGCTTCTTGCTGACGCGCGCCCTGCCGGGCGATCCGGCGGTGCAGTTCGCCGGCGCGGCTGCGACGCCGGAATCAATCGAGGAAGTGCGCCGCTCGCTCGGCCTCGACAAGCCCCTGCCGGAGCAATTCGTCATCTATGTCGGACAGCTCCTTGAGGGCGATCTCGGCCGGTCGGTTTCCACCGGCCGCCCGGTCGCCACGGAACTGGCGGCGCGTCTGCCGGCCTCACTCGAACTTACCTTGTCGGCGCTCCTACTCTCCTGCTTGATCGCCGTCCCCCTCGGCGTGCTGGCCGCGACGCGCCCTGGAAGTCTGGTCGACCAGTTCTGCCGCGTTCTCGTCACGGCAGGGGTGTCGCTGCCCACATTCTTCACGGGCATCGTTCTGATCTACGTCTTCTATTACCTTCTCGGCATTGCTCCTTCGCCGCTCGGCCGGCTGGATTTCATCTATGTCGACCCGCCGCACGTCACCGGGTTCTTTCTGATCGACGCGGCATTCGACGCTGACCTGGAGACCTGGCTTGGCGCGCTGAAACAGTTGATCCTTCCCGCAATCACGCTGGCTCTGTTTACACTGGCGCCCATCGCCCGGATGACACGCGCCGCCATGCTCGCCGCACTGTCGGCCGACTATATCCGCACCGCGCGGGCTGCCGGCCTGGCTCCCGCCACAGTGCTCTACGCCTACGCTTTCCGCAACGCGCTGCTACCCGTGGTGACCACGCTCGGCATGGTGTTTTCCTTCGTGCTGGGCGCGAACGTGCTGGTCGAAAAGGTCTTTGCCTGGCCAGGGATCGGCTCCTTCGCCGTCGAAGCGCTGGTCGTTTCCGACTATGCCGCCGTGCAAGGCTTCGTCCTGGCCATGGCGCTGCTTTTCGTTTTCCTCAATCTCCTGATCGACCTGTCCTACTCGGTGATCGATCCGCGCTTTGGAACATCCTCGAAATGA
- a CDS encoding ABC transporter substrate-binding protein produces MTIHRRQFLKAGAAIAGAMPFARVLPALAASDTLVAVTGQTINSLDLHRTGTNRASYQVAINCYDRLITFGTKTLPDGSLSFDYSKLEPELAESWSVSDDGLTITFKLKPNAIFWDGSKVTAEDVKWSFDRAVSVGGFPSTQMKAGGLVRPDQFTAVDDETFVIALDRPSKLSLPDLAVPVPFIINSKVAKAQASAEDPWATEYLHTTPAGSGAYKVARWDPGQQLVYERFDGWTSGPLPKVRRIILREVPSPATRRALIERGDVHVSFDIPDKDAAELSEKVKVHSTPIANTIHVVGLNYDFEPFQDANVRKAVAYAIPYKEIFETAAYGRGAPLWGETEEIAGTEWPRKSPYVHDMEKAKELLAASAYPDGFEVPLSISTDLASWMEPTALLIQESLGKLGIKTEIEKIPGANWRTAVLVEKRLPLHLENFGGWLDTPDYYFFWAYLEGNLFNSSNYRNEEIEALTAETLHMAQDDPEYAPKIRRMFEIAMEDIPRIPLYQPALNVAINGADGYEFWFHRQLDIRTLTGAES; encoded by the coding sequence ATGACCATCCACAGACGCCAGTTCCTCAAGGCCGGGGCAGCTATTGCCGGCGCGATGCCGTTTGCCCGTGTCCTGCCCGCTCTTGCCGCGAGCGACACGCTCGTCGCGGTCACGGGACAGACCATCAACAGCCTCGATCTTCATCGCACGGGGACAAACCGCGCCAGTTATCAGGTCGCCATCAACTGCTATGACCGGCTGATTACGTTCGGTACCAAGACGCTGCCGGACGGCAGCCTGTCTTTCGACTACTCAAAGCTCGAGCCTGAGCTTGCCGAGAGCTGGAGCGTTTCGGACGACGGGCTGACGATCACCTTCAAGCTCAAGCCGAACGCGATATTCTGGGATGGCAGCAAGGTGACCGCCGAGGACGTGAAATGGTCGTTTGACCGCGCCGTCTCGGTTGGCGGATTTCCGTCGACACAGATGAAGGCCGGTGGTTTGGTGCGGCCTGACCAGTTCACGGCGGTTGACGACGAGACTTTCGTGATCGCGCTCGACCGGCCGTCCAAACTCTCCCTGCCGGACCTTGCGGTTCCGGTACCCTTCATCATCAATTCGAAGGTCGCCAAGGCACAGGCGAGCGCGGAAGATCCTTGGGCGACCGAGTATCTGCATACCACTCCGGCAGGATCAGGCGCCTACAAGGTGGCCCGGTGGGATCCCGGCCAGCAGCTCGTCTACGAGCGCTTCGACGGCTGGACAAGCGGCCCCTTGCCGAAGGTCAGGCGCATCATCCTGCGCGAGGTACCGAGCCCGGCGACCCGCCGCGCACTTATCGAGCGCGGGGATGTCCATGTTTCCTTCGATATCCCGGACAAGGACGCTGCCGAACTGTCCGAAAAGGTGAAGGTCCATTCGACTCCGATCGCCAACACGATCCACGTCGTCGGCCTCAACTACGATTTCGAACCGTTCCAGGATGCCAACGTGCGCAAGGCGGTTGCCTATGCCATCCCCTACAAGGAGATCTTCGAAACGGCCGCCTACGGGCGGGGGGCGCCGCTGTGGGGCGAAACGGAAGAAATCGCCGGCACCGAATGGCCCCGCAAGTCGCCTTATGTCCACGACATGGAGAAGGCGAAGGAACTGCTCGCCGCCTCGGCGTATCCCGACGGCTTCGAGGTGCCGCTGTCGATCAGCACGGATCTCGCCTCCTGGATGGAGCCCACGGCCCTCCTGATTCAGGAAAGCCTAGGCAAACTCGGCATAAAGACGGAAATCGAGAAGATCCCCGGTGCAAACTGGCGTACCGCGGTTCTCGTCGAAAAGCGTCTGCCGCTGCACCTGGAAAATTTCGGCGGTTGGCTCGATACGCCTGACTACTACTTCTTCTGGGCCTATCTGGAGGGCAATCTCTTCAACTCCTCCAACTATCGCAACGAAGAGATCGAGGCTCTGACGGCCGAGACGCTGCACATGGCGCAGGACGACCCGGAATATGCGCCTAAGATCAGGCGCATGTTCGAGATTGCAATGGAGGACATTCCCCGTATTCCGCTCTATCAGCCGGCGCTCAACGTCGCCATAAACGGCGCGGACGGATACGAGTTCTGGTTCCACCGCCAGCTCGACATCCGCACTCTGACCGGCGCGGAGAGCTGA
- a CDS encoding LysR family transcriptional regulator, giving the protein MRHLYTFQLIEAVARAGSMRKAAEDMNLTASALTRRIQRFEEEFGAKLFERLSNGVRLNSAGELLLHHYRATLSDLARVQGQVADLTGERRGHVSIACSQALLPYFLPEQIARYRSDHPGVTFSVNVRDRTQAEQELATYSSDLALVFEPVYLVDFEVLHVVPQSVNVVMAADHPLGRKREIRLRDCLDVPHVAPSVKYGVRHLMDFAARRGSRRVDPVVETESFELIRHYVLHEKLIGFQIPIGLRGYADGTLVYRPISEKDMPPGNLILGQTRGRTLPVASARFALQLATALKDYQAAA; this is encoded by the coding sequence ATGAGGCACTTGTACACCTTTCAACTGATCGAGGCCGTGGCGCGAGCCGGGTCCATGCGCAAGGCCGCGGAGGACATGAACCTTACCGCTTCGGCCCTGACGCGCCGCATTCAGCGCTTCGAGGAGGAGTTCGGGGCCAAGCTGTTCGAGAGGCTGTCGAACGGGGTACGTCTCAATTCCGCCGGGGAACTGCTGCTGCATCACTACCGGGCGACGCTCTCCGACCTCGCCCGTGTTCAGGGACAGGTTGCCGATCTAACCGGCGAAAGGCGCGGTCACGTGTCTATTGCCTGCTCCCAGGCGCTGCTACCCTATTTCCTGCCTGAACAGATCGCGCGCTACCGTTCGGACCATCCGGGCGTGACATTCTCGGTCAACGTGCGTGACCGGACGCAGGCCGAACAGGAGCTTGCCACTTATTCAAGCGATCTCGCGCTGGTCTTCGAGCCGGTCTATCTGGTGGATTTCGAAGTGCTGCACGTTGTCCCGCAGTCGGTGAACGTGGTGATGGCGGCCGACCACCCGCTTGGGCGGAAACGGGAGATCCGCCTCCGCGACTGTCTTGATGTGCCGCATGTCGCGCCGTCAGTGAAATACGGCGTTCGCCATCTCATGGACTTCGCCGCGCGGCGCGGAAGCAGGCGGGTCGACCCGGTTGTCGAGACGGAGAGTTTCGAACTGATCCGTCACTACGTGTTGCATGAAAAGCTGATCGGATTTCAGATCCCGATCGGACTGCGTGGCTACGCCGACGGTACGCTTGTCTACCGGCCGATTTCCGAAAAGGACATGCCACCGGGCAACCTGATCCTCGGCCAGACGCGGGGTCGTACCCTGCCGGTTGCCTCCGCTCGATTTGCCCTGCAACTCGCCACCGCGCTAAAGGATTATCAGGCCGCCGCGTGA
- a CDS encoding IclR family transcriptional regulator: MAKDDKSDGQTGGIQSLDAALRLLNAMAERHSPASLSELARECGMPPSKVHRYLSSFLHAGLVVQAGRSGKYDLGPGAVALGLSALARHDFVNRAADALPDLCAESGLTALLVVWGNLGPTVVRWERAASPTVTSMGLGTTLPLLNSASGRTFLAWAPPAPLKAVRDAELRRIRQNPASAVDFEPTNRGIEDMIQKIRSQGYASVDGRFIPGLVAIAAPIRDWQGEAQAAITLVGTDPAVAQPGSDIVRLLIAFCKDLSFDTMACNRPNQS, encoded by the coding sequence ATGGCTAAGGACGACAAGAGCGACGGGCAGACCGGCGGCATTCAATCGCTCGATGCCGCCTTGCGGCTGCTGAATGCCATGGCCGAGCGGCACAGCCCGGCCTCGTTGTCGGAACTGGCGCGCGAATGCGGCATGCCGCCCAGCAAGGTACACCGTTACCTGTCCTCGTTCCTGCATGCAGGCCTTGTGGTGCAGGCGGGCCGCTCGGGAAAATACGACCTCGGCCCCGGCGCTGTGGCCCTTGGCCTGTCGGCGCTTGCCCGCCACGATTTCGTCAACCGCGCGGCGGACGCCCTGCCGGATCTTTGCGCGGAATCGGGTCTGACCGCGCTGCTGGTTGTATGGGGCAATCTCGGCCCGACGGTGGTTCGCTGGGAACGCGCGGCCTCTCCGACTGTGACGTCGATGGGGTTGGGCACCACGCTGCCCTTGCTGAATTCGGCCTCCGGCCGCACCTTCCTCGCCTGGGCGCCCCCGGCGCCGCTCAAGGCGGTCCGCGACGCGGAACTCCGGCGCATCCGCCAGAACCCGGCATCGGCCGTGGACTTCGAACCGACCAATCGCGGTATCGAGGATATGATCCAGAAGATCCGGAGCCAGGGCTATGCATCGGTGGACGGGCGCTTCATTCCCGGACTGGTTGCGATCGCCGCGCCAATCCGGGACTGGCAGGGCGAAGCGCAGGCGGCGATCACCCTGGTCGGCACAGATCCGGCGGTGGCGCAGCCGGGCTCCGATATCGTCCGGCTCCTGATTGCCTTCTGCAAGGATCTCTCCTTTGACACCATGGCCTGCAACAGGCCCAACCAGTCTTAA